One window of Bdellovibrionales bacterium genomic DNA carries:
- a CDS encoding response regulator transcription factor — translation MIKETNSSARILVVEDEVKLLQRLSETLQEQGYWILPCESYQHLEELVLLNDQRFDVIILDRLLHSKDSAGFITAIKQRQPECKILVLSAISTSAEKAAILNMGADDYMSKPFDSDELAARVRVLQRRSRPEVRFGNLVLNIEDRTLIADDQVVPLQNKEFALLRTLIQSPGKVFNKNDLYEQVWGISTDVESNVIEATVNKLRRRLKEVDAGITIKNMRNIGYWIEE, via the coding sequence ATGATAAAAGAAACGAATTCAAGTGCACGCATACTTGTCGTTGAAGATGAAGTAAAACTTCTGCAACGACTTTCTGAAACTCTGCAAGAGCAAGGCTATTGGATTTTGCCTTGTGAATCCTATCAGCACCTAGAAGAGCTGGTTTTGCTAAATGATCAAAGATTCGATGTTATTATCTTGGATCGCCTGCTTCACAGTAAAGACTCGGCGGGTTTTATCACGGCGATTAAGCAGCGCCAGCCTGAATGTAAGATACTAGTACTTTCGGCAATTAGCACTTCTGCTGAAAAGGCAGCGATTCTCAACATGGGGGCGGATGACTATATGTCGAAGCCTTTTGATAGTGATGAGCTGGCGGCGAGGGTTCGTGTTCTGCAGCGCCGCAGCCGCCCAGAAGTTCGTTTTGGCAACCTGGTACTGAATATTGAAGATAGGACGCTCATTGCTGATGACCAAGTCGTGCCTCTGCAGAATAAAGAGTTTGCACTTTTACGCACCCTCATTCAGTCGCCTGGAAAAGTCTTTAATAAGAATGACCTCTATGAACAAGTCTGGGGTATCAGTACAGATGTCGAAAGCAATGTAATTGAAGCGACTGTTAATAAACTGCGCCGGCGACTTAAAGAGGTTGATGCCGGCATCACGATTAAAAACATGAGAAACATCGGTTACTGGATTGAGGAATAG
- a CDS encoding HAMP domain-containing histidine kinase, whose translation MRNRFFIIILTTLVFAAVGINLVHVYFFQSQRLKLIDKQIGESSESLISSPEFIVATSHLDTIEDVISKVLEGTRIGKVFILRDSHAKILYQSFNVGLLKTELPIHPEWVAVKTEEEYVRVRNIELPGPRHLTLQVGLVLDKNFLNWEILDSHVINYITGIVVALFFASVLLTLVLLSPLRLLIRHLSEITSNLGNLRDLKPLPRKVLKFGSVFWASADEFSSLVSTTQKLIDRINLNHKLTRSWTLQMAHELKTPLAILRAEVESKKKMGLLPEPYAQETFKEIHHMSEIITQFLDWADLENSEVQKNLHALRVKALVKSLVARLDKIAPERIHIHALSDFSVFANPIHLDLMVMNILTNALKFSSSNTSVDIIIEDHVLVIRDRGIGISKEVIERLGQPFNVGIHEEEGLTGNGLGLAWVTTVAKIYEWKLVIQSSFDGTEVRVDFPREEA comes from the coding sequence TTGAGGAATAGATTTTTTATTATTATTTTAACGACGCTTGTCTTTGCCGCGGTTGGAATCAATCTCGTGCATGTTTATTTTTTTCAAAGTCAGCGTCTGAAATTGATCGATAAGCAGATCGGCGAGAGTTCCGAAAGTCTAATAAGTTCGCCTGAGTTTATCGTGGCCACCAGTCATCTTGACACGATTGAAGACGTTATTTCAAAAGTTCTAGAGGGAACCCGTATTGGGAAGGTTTTTATACTGAGGGATTCCCATGCGAAAATTCTGTATCAGAGCTTCAATGTTGGTTTGCTGAAAACGGAACTGCCCATTCATCCAGAATGGGTCGCCGTGAAGACGGAAGAAGAATATGTCCGAGTTCGGAATATCGAATTACCGGGGCCAAGACATCTTACGCTTCAGGTGGGTCTTGTATTGGATAAGAATTTTCTTAATTGGGAAATTCTTGATTCTCACGTCATTAACTACATCACAGGCATTGTTGTCGCTCTGTTTTTTGCTTCAGTTCTTCTGACGTTGGTTTTGTTGTCGCCATTGCGGCTTCTCATCCGGCATTTAAGTGAGATCACTTCGAATCTGGGAAATTTGCGAGATCTTAAACCTCTACCGCGAAAAGTTCTGAAATTTGGTAGCGTCTTTTGGGCCAGCGCCGACGAGTTTTCGAGCCTCGTAAGTACGACGCAGAAACTCATTGATAGAATTAATTTGAATCACAAGCTAACCCGCTCATGGACATTGCAAATGGCTCATGAGCTCAAGACCCCGCTGGCGATTCTCCGGGCTGAAGTTGAGTCCAAGAAGAAAATGGGACTTTTGCCCGAGCCTTACGCGCAAGAGACTTTTAAAGAAATTCATCACATGTCTGAAATCATCACGCAGTTCTTGGACTGGGCCGATCTTGAAAATTCTGAAGTACAAAAAAATCTTCACGCCCTCAGAGTAAAGGCCCTGGTCAAGTCGTTGGTCGCAAGACTGGATAAAATTGCACCCGAAAGAATTCATATTCACGCCCTCTCCGATTTTTCAGTTTTTGCTAATCCAATCCACTTAGACTTGATGGTAATGAACATTCTGACAAATGCTTTAAAGTTCTCTTCTTCAAATACCTCTGTGGATATCATCATCGAAGATCACGTATTAGTGATTCGTGATCGGGGAATTGGTATTTCAAAAGAGGTTATAGAGCGGCTAGGACAACCTTTCAACGTCGGCATTCACGAAGAAGAGGGACTGACAGGCAACGGCCTTGGTTTAGCCTGGGTTACGACGGTCGCGAAAATATATGAGTGGAAACTTGTTATTCAGAGCAGCTTTGATGGAACAGAGGTTAGAGTGGATTTTCCAAGAGAAGAGGCTTAG
- a CDS encoding DUF2231 domain-containing protein, with amino-acid sequence MYSKAKIANHPIHPMLVGFPITFYVLTLVSFVIFKTASPDIFWFKMGYFANYAAIVTALCAAIPGFIDWALGIPNQTAAKTRGLIHMSLNLTTLALYIVNAFLLEGTWETGTTSLGAPIALCAIGCLLTVGAGFYGWQMVQKDKVGVDMNSEQASIQERYEREHREPTMFH; translated from the coding sequence ATGTATAGCAAGGCAAAAATCGCCAACCATCCTATTCATCCCATGCTGGTGGGATTTCCAATTACATTTTACGTTTTGACTCTCGTAAGTTTTGTCATCTTTAAAACCGCGAGCCCCGATATCTTCTGGTTCAAAATGGGCTACTTTGCGAACTATGCCGCTATCGTCACGGCGTTGTGTGCGGCCATTCCCGGCTTTATCGACTGGGCTCTGGGCATTCCAAATCAAACAGCGGCAAAAACCCGCGGCTTGATTCATATGTCGCTGAACCTTACCACCCTGGCTCTTTATATCGTGAATGCCTTCTTGCTTGAAGGCACTTGGGAGACTGGCACCACAAGTCTGGGCGCACCGATCGCTTTGTGCGCGATCGGTTGCTTGTTAACAGTTGGCGCCGGCTTCTATGGATGGCAAATGGTTCAGAAAGACAAAGTCGGCGTCGATATGAACTCCGAGCAGGCCAGCATCCAAGAACGCTACGAACGCGAGCACCGCGAACCGACAATGTTCCATTAG
- a CDS encoding TIGR02147 family protein yields the protein MKSNLFEYASYKKFLNDLIRTYPSGGRGQRKMLAEFIGCQVAYVTHVLSGDRDFNLEQAESASRYFSLSRAETEYFLFLVQENRAATTELRRFFERQLKEIRERNSRLKEKLNTKELVPNEAKLVYYSSWLYSAVHMSLTIPGLRTVPALSEKFQITSSKILEILDFLCKYGLAYKENNFYKTKSVLLHLEKESPLIARHHSNWRLRALNSLDDAQETNFHYSSVLTISKKDVARVREHMMKAVVEIAEIMKPSKEEELVGLCMDVFHI from the coding sequence ATGAAATCAAACTTGTTCGAATATGCAAGCTACAAGAAGTTTCTTAACGACCTGATTCGTACTTATCCCTCTGGAGGCAGAGGACAACGTAAGATGCTCGCTGAGTTCATCGGTTGCCAGGTCGCCTATGTGACTCACGTTCTTTCTGGCGACAGAGATTTTAATCTGGAACAGGCTGAATCAGCATCAAGGTACTTTTCTCTTTCGCGTGCCGAAACAGAATATTTTCTTTTCCTGGTGCAGGAGAATCGCGCTGCAACTACGGAGCTACGCCGTTTCTTCGAACGTCAGCTCAAAGAGATTCGTGAACGTAACAGTCGATTGAAAGAAAAGTTGAATACGAAAGAGCTGGTTCCAAACGAAGCGAAACTTGTCTACTACAGCAGCTGGTTGTATTCAGCGGTACACATGTCGCTGACGATTCCCGGGCTGCGCACGGTGCCGGCTCTGTCAGAAAAGTTCCAAATAACTTCTTCAAAGATTCTCGAAATTCTAGATTTTCTCTGCAAGTACGGCTTGGCCTACAAAGAGAATAATTTTTATAAAACGAAATCTGTCTTGTTACATCTAGAGAAAGAATCTCCACTCATCGCTCGCCATCATTCGAACTGGCGTTTGCGTGCGCTGAATTCGCTGGATGACGCGCAAGAGACTAACTTTCATTACTCTTCGGTATTGACGATTTCAAAGAAAGACGTCGCACGTGTGCGTGAACATATGATGAAGGCGGTTGTTGAGATCGCTGAAATCATGAAGCCCTCAAAAGAAGAGGAACTCGTAGGACTCTGCATGGATGTCTTTCATATCTAA
- a CDS encoding DMT family transporter, whose amino-acid sequence MVNRTSLTGIIEITLGSLGFGFLGIFGKWAFASGLSVGELLTYRFIIAAVVLWIVLFIFQRDKIFLPRSQVLISAALGIFGYAVFATLYFTAVAGMSVGLAALLLYTYPFWVSLLGHFFLRERMNKTQWLLLFGAFVGVTCLLWGQFHVSNMGALIAGLGSAMTYAAYILFSARYQRNVKPISSSLYVITFAAMALAVFHQPDLRMWVVLTPSQWEYVLGIAIISTIFPMTLILAGLQKLKSSQAALITMLEPVTAAIAAGLLLNESMSALQVTGALIVLACLILSILRSGK is encoded by the coding sequence ATAGTGAATCGCACATCTCTGACTGGAATTATTGAAATCACCCTAGGAAGCCTCGGTTTTGGCTTTCTAGGGATTTTTGGTAAATGGGCCTTCGCTAGCGGCCTCAGTGTTGGCGAACTTCTCACCTATCGCTTCATCATCGCGGCTGTTGTTCTTTGGATCGTCCTCTTTATCTTTCAGCGCGATAAAATCTTTCTTCCTCGCTCACAAGTTTTAATCTCAGCGGCACTCGGTATCTTTGGTTATGCTGTGTTTGCGACCCTTTACTTTACCGCGGTTGCCGGGATGAGCGTCGGGCTTGCGGCTTTGTTACTTTATACCTATCCGTTTTGGGTCAGTTTGCTCGGGCATTTTTTCTTGCGCGAGCGGATGAATAAAACCCAATGGCTTTTGCTCTTTGGCGCTTTCGTTGGCGTCACCTGTCTGCTGTGGGGTCAGTTTCACGTAAGCAATATGGGCGCGCTCATTGCGGGCCTGGGTTCTGCCATGACTTATGCTGCTTATATTCTTTTTTCCGCGCGCTATCAGAGGAATGTAAAACCGATTTCCTCAAGCCTGTATGTAATTACCTTCGCAGCTATGGCACTTGCTGTTTTTCATCAACCCGATCTGCGTATGTGGGTCGTGTTGACACCTTCGCAGTGGGAATACGTTCTAGGGATTGCCATCATCTCGACGATCTTTCCGATGACTTTGATTTTGGCGGGCTTACAAAAATTAAAAAGTTCTCAAGCGGCACTGATTACTATGCTTGAGCCTGTCACGGCAGCGATCGCCGCAGGTCTCTTACTGAATGAAAGTATGAGCGCTCTGCAAGTCACCGGCGCACTGATCGTGTTGGCCTGTCTAATTCTAAGTATTTTGCGCTCTGGAAAATAA
- a CDS encoding rRNA pseudouridine synthase — MSENNSENKLRLNKLIADSGLASRRHADRMIEEGQVTVNGKRVYELGIKVDPAHDNIMVNGKPLKKPMQHVYILFNKPRGVLTTMEDPLDRPTIAEYLEGVPGRVFPVGRLDWDSEGMLLLTNDGEFANKVTHPKAEVTKTYLVKVDGQPTKEDLQKLLRGVTIIGGKVAAKHIEKIKRQEGSDKYDWYKMVITEGKNRQIRQMFEKIGFDVMKLQRVAIGRLRIGNVERGELVYLNDAAVERVFLPDSPDELKVKKTYKGRAVAQRAAADKKKGGKKPFAKKNGPAKKSFGGKEKTSFNKR, encoded by the coding sequence ATGTCTGAAAATAACTCCGAGAACAAATTACGACTTAACAAACTAATCGCAGACAGCGGCCTTGCAAGCCGTCGCCATGCCGACCGCATGATCGAAGAGGGTCAAGTGACCGTCAATGGTAAGCGCGTGTACGAGTTGGGTATTAAAGTGGACCCAGCCCATGACAACATCATGGTCAACGGCAAGCCTCTGAAAAAACCAATGCAACACGTTTACATCCTCTTCAACAAGCCACGTGGCGTTTTGACGACGATGGAAGATCCTCTCGATCGTCCAACCATCGCTGAGTACCTTGAAGGCGTTCCGGGCCGCGTGTTCCCGGTCGGTCGTTTGGACTGGGACTCTGAGGGCATGTTGCTCCTCACGAACGATGGCGAATTCGCTAACAAAGTCACTCATCCAAAAGCGGAAGTCACTAAGACCTACTTGGTGAAGGTTGACGGTCAGCCAACGAAAGAAGATCTGCAAAAGCTTCTCCGTGGTGTCACGATCATCGGCGGTAAAGTGGCGGCAAAGCACATCGAAAAAATCAAACGCCAAGAAGGTTCCGACAAGTATGACTGGTACAAAATGGTCATCACTGAAGGTAAGAACCGTCAGATCCGTCAGATGTTTGAGAAAATCGGCTTCGACGTTATGAAACTTCAACGTGTGGCCATCGGCCGCTTGCGCATCGGCAATGTTGAGCGCGGTGAACTCGTGTACTTGAACGACGCTGCGGTTGAGCGCGTGTTCTTGCCGGATTCTCCAGACGAGTTGAAAGTGAAGAAGACCTACAAAGGCCGTGCGGTTGCTCAACGTGCAGCGGCTGATAAGAAAAAAGGCGGCAAAAAGCCTTTTGCTAAAAAGAACGGTCCTGCTAAGAAATCATTTGGCGGAAAAGAAAAAACATCTTTCAATAAGAGATAG
- a CDS encoding thioredoxin family protein, which translates to MKKTRFCFVIILALFMGFLPKTLVWAQGPEDNPDPLLTELSLSLYEWNPGQSGDLTIKLKLPKGYHAYEDMFRLTLVEPDGFKMAAFKLKPVHEFYDKFTKKNRRGVEENGTMVAHIEAPLEFKKNSTKLLFEMTYQACSDTFCLFPVTKKIETPIKLIGAPAEPVIAAASTSSDETASNHTSIFSSDYFAEMLNKGGFFIFVLAFFAGVLTSFTPCIFPMIPITLAVLGNDSEKRSRGENFLISCIYVLGIATTYSVLGLIAASSGMLFGASLGNPYVLSVICFVFLAMALSMYGLYDIQVPAWMRQKFGGKVETGNLHLKTYLTGLFAGIVASPCVGPVLVTILAYVATHQNKVLGFFLLFTYALGLGLIFLALGLSNQLIRLLPRSGVWMNGIKFVLGSLMLSAFYYYLSLLIPTRAFDASLGLGLVIVASIYGAFKPVKNASQAMIKGLMMTTLLVGIGYIAFGVFDLRQLVGQRFISEDAVKKDQQLAWQPYSEELLQKAAQEHSPVLIDFWAEWCAACHEMEQFTFTNPTIRAESEKFVLLKFDATKDSEQLRQLKKKYRIQGLPTLLFYNSKGEWIEPLTLTRFEEAPAFLSRMKKAQE; encoded by the coding sequence ATGAAAAAAACCCGCTTTTGTTTTGTCATCATTCTCGCGCTGTTCATGGGCTTTTTGCCAAAGACTTTGGTCTGGGCTCAAGGTCCTGAAGACAATCCAGATCCGTTGCTGACGGAGCTTTCCCTCAGTTTATATGAATGGAATCCGGGACAGAGCGGTGATCTCACCATTAAGCTCAAACTTCCTAAAGGTTATCACGCTTACGAAGATATGTTCCGCCTGACCCTGGTGGAGCCGGATGGCTTCAAGATGGCGGCGTTTAAGCTAAAACCTGTTCATGAGTTCTATGATAAGTTTACTAAAAAAAACCGCCGTGGCGTCGAAGAAAACGGCACGATGGTCGCGCATATCGAAGCACCCTTGGAGTTCAAAAAAAACTCCACCAAGCTTTTGTTTGAAATGACGTACCAAGCCTGCTCGGATACTTTCTGCCTCTTCCCTGTCACTAAGAAGATTGAAACTCCGATCAAGTTAATAGGCGCTCCCGCAGAACCCGTGATCGCTGCAGCTTCGACGTCGTCGGATGAAACTGCATCAAACCACACGAGTATCTTCTCGTCAGATTATTTTGCGGAAATGCTCAATAAGGGCGGCTTCTTTATTTTCGTCCTCGCCTTTTTTGCCGGCGTTCTTACGAGCTTTACTCCCTGCATCTTCCCAATGATTCCGATCACTCTTGCCGTGCTGGGGAATGATTCCGAAAAACGCTCGCGTGGCGAAAACTTCCTCATCAGCTGCATTTACGTTTTAGGGATTGCGACAACCTACTCGGTTCTCGGTCTCATCGCGGCGTCCAGTGGAATGCTTTTTGGCGCAAGCCTGGGCAATCCATATGTCCTGTCTGTGATTTGCTTTGTCTTCTTGGCGATGGCTCTTTCAATGTATGGTCTTTATGACATTCAAGTGCCCGCGTGGATGCGCCAGAAATTCGGCGGCAAAGTTGAAACCGGAAACCTGCATTTGAAAACTTATCTGACGGGACTATTTGCAGGTATTGTCGCGAGTCCTTGTGTGGGTCCGGTGCTTGTCACGATTTTGGCTTACGTAGCGACTCACCAAAACAAGGTCCTCGGTTTCTTTCTGCTCTTCACGTATGCTCTCGGCTTGGGGTTGATCTTCTTGGCTCTGGGTCTTAGCAATCAGTTGATTCGCCTCTTGCCACGTTCCGGTGTGTGGATGAACGGAATCAAATTCGTTTTGGGTTCTTTGATGTTGAGTGCGTTCTACTACTATCTCAGCTTACTCATTCCGACACGTGCATTCGATGCTTCTCTCGGTTTGGGTCTTGTCATCGTGGCAAGTATCTATGGTGCCTTCAAGCCGGTGAAAAACGCGAGCCAAGCGATGATCAAAGGCTTGATGATGACAACCTTGCTCGTCGGGATCGGTTACATCGCTTTCGGTGTTTTTGATTTGCGCCAACTCGTCGGTCAGCGTTTTATTTCTGAAGACGCCGTTAAAAAAGATCAGCAGCTCGCATGGCAACCTTACAGCGAAGAGCTTTTGCAAAAGGCCGCTCAAGAACATAGCCCGGTGCTGATCGACTTCTGGGCTGAGTGGTGTGCTGCTTGCCATGAAATGGAACAGTTCACGTTCACCAACCCAACGATCCGTGCCGAGTCTGAAAAGTTCGTTTTGCTAAAATTCGATGCGACTAAAGATTCGGAACAACTTCGCCAGTTGAAAAAGAAATACCGTATTCAGGGCCTTCCAACTTTACTGTTTTATAACAGCAAGGGTGAATGGATTGAGCCTCTGACCCTGACCCGTTTTGAAGAAGCTCCGGCCTTCTTATCGAGAATGAAAAAAGCCCAGGAGTAA
- the motA gene encoding flagellar motor stator protein MotA, with protein sequence MGFVGILIVFATVFGGYIAGGGKMHVIIEAAALEMVIIGGAAFGAYVIANPMKIVKMGIKLSIKAMTSKGPQKKDYVELCQMLFQLFQVFRKEGPQGIEKHIENPEQSDIFKAYPSFMHNHHAVHFLCDTMKITLSAELSQYDVDDLLTADIKGIHAEEHLAQHAVAAVAGGFPGLGIVAAVLGIVKTMGHLTEGTEVIGEHVAHALVGTMLGVFCAYGLIEPTATKMAADIEAEGRYLEVIKAAMVACQRGAPPLVCVEFGRRTIMPEERPSFEEIDKATKEIKKAA encoded by the coding sequence ATGGGATTTGTCGGTATACTCATAGTTTTTGCAACGGTCTTCGGTGGTTACATCGCCGGGGGCGGAAAAATGCACGTCATCATCGAAGCCGCAGCGCTCGAGATGGTGATCATCGGAGGTGCGGCCTTCGGAGCTTATGTTATCGCCAATCCTATGAAGATCGTAAAGATGGGTATCAAGCTTTCAATTAAAGCGATGACATCTAAAGGCCCTCAGAAAAAAGATTACGTAGAACTTTGCCAAATGCTCTTCCAACTTTTCCAAGTCTTCAGAAAAGAAGGACCTCAAGGGATCGAGAAACATATCGAGAATCCTGAGCAGAGTGATATCTTTAAAGCTTACCCAAGCTTTATGCACAATCACCACGCGGTTCACTTTCTTTGCGATACGATGAAGATCACATTGTCAGCGGAATTGTCTCAATACGACGTTGATGATTTGTTAACTGCAGATATTAAAGGTATCCACGCCGAAGAACACTTAGCACAACATGCCGTCGCGGCGGTTGCCGGTGGTTTCCCGGGTCTGGGTATCGTTGCCGCCGTTCTTGGTATCGTAAAAACGATGGGTCACTTGACGGAAGGTACTGAAGTTATCGGTGAGCACGTAGCCCACGCCCTCGTGGGTACGATGTTAGGGGTATTTTGCGCCTACGGTTTGATCGAGCCAACCGCTACTAAAATGGCGGCGGACATCGAAGCCGAAGGCCGTTACTTAGAAGTGATCAAAGCAGCAATGGTTGCCTGCCAACGTGGTGCGCCTCCATTGGTGTGTGTAGAGTTCGGCCGTCGTACAATCATGCCTGAAGAGCGTCCGTCATTCGAGGAAATCGACAAGGCTACTAAAGAAATTAAGAAAGCAGCGTAA
- a CDS encoding chemotaxis protein MotB, with product MAEKKQTIVIKKITVVAGGGHGGSWKVALADFMTALMAFFLVMWLLGQSDDTKKAVSDYFSTPSVIEYNFQNFGVEITLEKLFLDLINEPLKAFQQFIEPAQKTPNLLDMGSAKVVSAFLADQMTDYAKNVQVSPDGFDFDIPDTVLFERGTSNPLPTFVDVMDKIKGVTTGLQDAEIKVTSGLFVQAVPGSNPTVANRVSSERLDLVKNKIQAGLEFNTVAIKGFSSVKEKRGEVDPQKLIGFIRISIKQKDVTSSGRKPRKLETVFGDPNVSMSVYDNFVKQAAERKSIEKAETKKFGKVEKIKNPVNEEIENQQKALPPAEGREE from the coding sequence ATGGCTGAGAAGAAGCAGACGATCGTCATTAAGAAAATCACAGTTGTTGCCGGCGGGGGCCATGGCGGTTCCTGGAAGGTGGCTCTTGCGGATTTCATGACGGCCCTCATGGCCTTCTTCCTGGTTATGTGGCTGTTAGGTCAATCTGACGACACGAAAAAAGCGGTCTCAGACTATTTCTCAACGCCTTCTGTGATTGAATACAATTTTCAGAACTTCGGGGTTGAAATCACGCTCGAGAAACTTTTCTTGGATTTGATCAACGAACCTTTGAAAGCGTTCCAGCAATTCATTGAGCCGGCTCAGAAGACTCCGAATCTTTTGGACATGGGTTCTGCGAAAGTGGTTTCTGCTTTCTTGGCAGATCAAATGACCGACTACGCGAAGAACGTGCAGGTGAGCCCAGATGGTTTTGATTTTGATATTCCTGATACGGTGTTGTTTGAACGTGGAACTTCAAATCCACTTCCGACATTCGTTGACGTGATGGATAAGATCAAAGGTGTCACGACGGGTTTGCAAGACGCTGAGATTAAAGTGACTTCGGGCTTGTTCGTGCAGGCAGTGCCTGGATCAAACCCAACGGTGGCGAATAGAGTGTCTTCAGAGCGTCTGGATCTTGTGAAGAACAAAATTCAAGCAGGCTTAGAGTTTAATACGGTAGCGATCAAAGGCTTCAGCAGCGTAAAAGAAAAGCGCGGCGAAGTGGATCCACAAAAGTTGATTGGTTTCATCCGTATCAGTATAAAGCAGAAAGACGTGACGAGCTCGGGCCGTAAGCCGCGCAAGCTTGAAACGGTTTTCGGTGATCCAAACGTTTCCATGTCGGTCTACGATAACTTCGTGAAGCAGGCCGCAGAACGTAAGAGCATCGAAAAAGCCGAGACGAAGAAATTCGGGAAGGTTGAAAAGATCAAAAACCCGGTGAATGAAGAAATAGAAAATCAGCAAAAAGCACTCCCTCCAGCCGAAGGCCGCGAGGAATAA
- a CDS encoding exonuclease → METHRPWTEYTYVAFDTETSGAYPIGSDIIEFGAVKWKDGKEIASYQTLLKPRELLTEFNMSIHGITNEMVADAPKMSEKIREIYDFMNGSVPMAHHAPFDLGFVAVEFETHALPLLTGPVLCTSLLSRKWIHGTENHKLQTLVKFLNIEGGAAHRALDDARSCLMVGLECFKRMGENATLADAMKSQGKKLEWNDYSLLRWNNPVVKTLIEATYQKKDLEIVYEKSAAATAEPRKVRPMGIVRNPDGDYLQAFCLRDNIAKRYYLSKIKDAALVY, encoded by the coding sequence ATGGAAACTCATAGACCTTGGACCGAATATACTTATGTGGCTTTTGATACTGAAACGAGCGGAGCTTATCCCATCGGATCCGATATCATTGAGTTTGGTGCCGTTAAATGGAAAGATGGCAAAGAGATCGCTTCCTACCAGACTTTGTTGAAGCCGCGTGAGCTGCTTACTGAATTCAACATGAGTATTCACGGCATTACTAATGAGATGGTGGCGGATGCCCCTAAAATGTCTGAAAAAATCCGCGAGATCTATGACTTCATGAATGGCTCTGTGCCGATGGCCCATCATGCGCCGTTTGATTTGGGGTTTGTCGCGGTTGAGTTTGAAACGCACGCGCTGCCGCTACTGACAGGTCCAGTTTTGTGCACGAGTCTGCTGTCGCGTAAATGGATTCACGGAACTGAGAACCATAAACTCCAAACTTTGGTCAAGTTCCTGAATATCGAGGGCGGAGCTGCTCATCGCGCTTTGGATGATGCCCGTTCTTGTTTGATGGTAGGACTTGAGTGTTTTAAACGCATGGGCGAAAACGCGACGTTGGCGGACGCAATGAAAAGCCAGGGTAAAAAGCTTGAGTGGAATGACTATTCATTGCTTCGTTGGAACAACCCCGTCGTGAAAACTCTGATCGAAGCGACTTACCAGAAAAAAGACCTCGAAATTGTTTATGAAAAATCCGCGGCAGCTACCGCCGAGCCACGCAAAGTTCGCCCGATGGGAATCGTACGCAACCCGGATGGGGATTATCTGCAGGCTTTCTGCCTCCGCGATAATATTGCTAAGAGATATTACCTCAGTAAAATTAAGGACGCGGCTCTTGTGTACTAG
- a CDS encoding signal peptidase II, giving the protein MRKRDWLLVTLPLIVTWIIDRVSKVAASNMPGSSTHGPVSFILHHNHGAMLGLFSDLPAVLRIVSLSTGGAFLICSYAIVQYLLPIRSLMLRSGLSILLGGILGNVADRIIYGYVIDFIVLGSPSLSSPAFNLADALQWVGYGMIVFAIIREGDLLWPENNARKVYWINRKFQLKYCLVLMAVGLSLTLISLVFSYTYLRVTISELVGNNQFLLNKFLIPFVITYAIICVAFCAILFAVGRLISHRIAGPVYAFERFLIDNLLEGKDRGLKLRSGDEFRHLEELAEKVREELRRRKPPEDPSTQEPRP; this is encoded by the coding sequence ATGAGAAAACGTGACTGGCTCCTTGTAACTCTACCACTGATTGTAACCTGGATAATTGACCGTGTAAGCAAGGTTGCAGCGTCAAATATGCCGGGATCGTCCACCCATGGTCCAGTTAGTTTTATCTTGCACCACAATCATGGTGCAATGCTAGGCCTGTTCTCTGATCTTCCAGCTGTTCTTCGTATCGTGTCTCTTTCAACCGGCGGCGCATTTCTAATTTGTTCCTACGCGATCGTGCAATACTTGCTGCCGATTCGTAGTCTTATGTTGCGTTCGGGTTTATCCATCCTATTGGGTGGTATCCTCGGCAACGTTGCCGATCGAATCATCTATGGTTACGTCATCGATTTCATCGTTCTCGGTTCGCCAAGTCTTTCAAGCCCGGCATTTAACTTGGCAGATGCTCTCCAGTGGGTCGGCTATGGCATGATCGTGTTCGCGATCATTCGGGAGGGCGACTTGCTTTGGCCGGAAAACAATGCACGCAAAGTGTACTGGATTAATAGAAAGTTCCAATTGAAGTACTGCTTGGTTTTGATGGCGGTGGGCCTCAGCCTGACTCTGATCAGCCTTGTCTTCTCTTATACTTACTTGCGAGTGACGATCTCAGAACTCGTCGGCAATAATCAGTTCTTGCTCAATAAATTCCTGATTCCGTTTGTGATTACCTACGCCATCATCTGCGTCGCGTTCTGCGCGATCTTGTTTGCGGTCGGCCGCTTGATCTCGCATCGTATTGCGGGACCGGTTTATGCTTTTGAAAGATTCCTGATTGATAATTTGCTTGAGGGCAAAGATCGTGGCTTGAAATTGCGTTCAGGCGACGAATTCAGACATCTTGAGGAGCTTGCCGAGAAAGTCCGTGAAGAACTTCGCCGTCGCAAGCCGCCTGAAGATCCTAGTACACAAGAGCCGCGTCCTTAA